Genomic window (Paenibacillus sp. 37):
AAAATACCGGAACGCTTGGGGGGACTTTCACAAGCTTGCTCAGCATACCTCTCACTGCTGGAATGTACTCTTTGAATTTAAACGGTTCCATTCTTGTTCCACCGGGACAATCACTATCCATCAGTTTAGGAACTGGCAGTCAGACGGCAGCCATTAATCTCTTCTGGTGGGAATTCTGAACATGATTCTGATAAAAGGAGGTGCACACTGTGCCGAACAACAATGTATTTAATCCATTAAATCTGCCCGTCTATACGTCCAACACGAACACATATATTTCTCCCGGCATTGTTGCTCCTCCGGAGAATAATGCTGGCAGTACAGGCAATCTGTACAATGCAGGTTCCACCAACTCTACAACACTGGGGTTGCTGGGAGGAACGGTTATCGCCACCGTACAATTGGCCAATCCTGTAGGGAGCGGGAAAACCCTATACGTATCGCGGCTCTCTGGTGGAATTACGGTCTCACTTAATCTGTTATCTTCCTTCAGCGGTTCCATGAGTCTGACCGCAAACGGAACGCTAAGCTCTCCTAGTACACTCACGGCGGTCAACAGCAATCTTTCCAGCAGCAATACCAGTGCAGCCATCGTACGATTCTCTGCTGCTGCACCTTCAGGAGCAACCCCATTGATGGCTATGCCCCTTCAAGCGGGACCGTTTCTATCCAATGAATTTGGCCGTTATGTGGTTCCTCCAGGTCAAGCTATTAACCTCTCTGTCAGCGGATCACTTTCGGTTGGTGGACTGCTGGCCTCTACTGCTTATTTCGCTTGGTGGGAAGTGTGATTCGCTTAATCGTGCTTAACAATGTAATGTGCAAACAGCCGCCTTCGGATGAGTACCGAAAGCGGCTGTTCATTTTTATTGCAGATGCATTGAAGTTAACAAATATTAACCGGACGAGTCTGTCAGACCGTTTCCTGCGGGATGGTCTCTTTTGATTCCGATATGAGAGGCTGTTTCCCCTCCCATAAGATGCGTTGCAGCAGTATGCCAGCAAGACCAATCGCCAGCGTAGCGAGACCGATATATTGAAAGGTAGGGCTCGGACCCGCAACTCGAATGAGCGCTCCACCTGCAAGTGGAGCTACGACCAGTACAACACTGGATAGTGAATTTTGAATGCCAAAGACGCGCCCTACATAGGCAGGAGGGGTTTCCTTTTGCAGCAAATAATTCAGTGTTACCATAAAGAGCCCATTGCCTACCCCAATGCATAACCCCCAGATTAAGACCCAATTTTCAGGTGTTTGTGGGCTAATCCACCCTAATGCAGCAATTCCGGCCCCGATGAACAGATATCCTCCACCTAGCCCCCACCCATACCCAATTCTCGGCAAGCGATTTAACAACAAAATGATGACGACTGCCCCGGCTCCTGCCGACGACCCCAACCAGCCGAGCAGTGATTCATTACCTGGCTTGATCTCCCGAAACAGGGTCGTAAACTGATAATCAATCATGAGAATGGCCATGAGTCCAAAACAGCCGAACAGAATCGTACTCAGCACGGTGCGACTGCTCCGTATAAAACGCCAGCCTTGCTTCCACTGGGAGAACAAAGATTCCGATCCATCCTTTTCATTAGTAACACTTCCGTCTGATTCAACGGACTCCGACTTCTCCACCAAACGCCGCAAGGGCCATAACACTGCGCCCGACAACAGGCGGGTACAAGCATTGATTAATATACAGATCTGTGGTGAAAAAAAGGCTAGTATGACGGCTCCCAGAAGTGGCCCTGCGACCTTCGAACATTGGCTCACAAAACCATTTAGGGACGATGCCTGAAACAGATGCTCCTCTGCCACCACCTGGCGGGTTAGCGCCTGTTGGGCGGGAACGTGGAACACTCCCATCATGGCACGCAGAGCGAGCAGTGGAAGCAACCATGCCGGGCTTGGTGCGAATAAAATAGCAACGGTTAATCCCACGGTGATTACATCACACAAAATCATGATTTTCACTTTGTGCAGTCGATCAGCCAGAGCACCTGCAAAGGAGCCAAGCAGTATACCCGGGACAGCCATACATACAGGAATAAGTGCAATAATCAGCGGATCAGCACCCCAGCGGTAGGCCACCATCACCTGTATGGCAAGTGCATCGAACCAATCTCCAAACGTAGCTAGCGAGTATGCAATAAACATGCGGACAAACCGGAGGTTAGTCCATAAGCTTTTGGAAGATTGTGCAGATGAGGCGGGCGATTCGGTGGATTCATTGGATGTGGATTCAGTTGAAATGACGGTCATACATGTACTTCCTCCCTTGATTACAGCCGTTAGCGGTCTGTATGTTCCTTGGCTGTAATCATAAAGAAGTTATATCAGAGGAAGATCAGAGGATGGGGGGATAGGGGATAAAAAGTTACGTATTTCATCTACAATTTGCTGTCCATATGCGGGAACACCGTAACTTTTGCCGATCTCAGCATACACTTGTCGATACTTACTCCGAAGTCTGCCTTCAATTCGATGATGACCCAGGAATAGGAGAATCTGATATGCAGCATTCAGATATAGCGGTGCGTTCAGCGACATTTTCAATACATCCAGACCGTCATCCATTCTTAACTCTGCCTCACGAATCCGTCCCTGCCGAAGTAACCATAATCCTTCCATCACCTGAAAACGTCCGATCTCTCGCAGATAGGGTTCATCCTTTAATCCTGACCGCAGAACTGCCATCTGGGCCTCAACAGCTTCACCGCTACCACCCCACAGTTCCACATACAACGCTGCAAGTGCCACAGGCAGTCTGAAATTCTTGAGCTCGTCAGTCTCTATTACACGATACGTTTCCTCCAGTTGTGCTTTGGCCCGTTGATATTGGCCCACCTCTACATAGACTTCAATGATGTTCAGAATGCGGAGTTCGCGAAGCTGATCGGCAGACAATGCCGATGAATTCAGCGCCTGTTCATACAACTGAATACTATCCGCCGGCTCGATCAGGGGGTGCACGAAAATTAGTAGCCAGTATAGTCGCTCCTCAAAGGGAATTTCCTTTGTTGTAATCAGCCATTCCAGATCTCCCTGTATAAAACGGATATACAACTGATAATAAGGGGCGATCTGAATGCCGAGTGCTTCCTGCTGTTGAACCAGGGTCTGTATGGCATTTCCCTGCCCAAACAAGTGATATTTACGAAGTAATCCGTGAATGACTTCCTGCATTTCTGGGTCCTGAGCAGAAGGGCTAGCGGGTAGAGCGGACTTGTTCTCATGCACAGCAAGCCGATATCCGTAGCCCCGTACTGTATCCAGACGGATCTCATCCCAGCGTTTCAGCTTCTTGCGCAGGCGATAGATATGATCGTCCACGGTGCGTTCAACCGGATATTCCAGTGGCCATACCCGATCCAGCAGTTGGCTGCGGGTGAAGGCTTTTTCCTTGTTTTCATACAGAAAATGCAGCAGTGCAAATTCCTTGGCGAGTAGACGAATGGATTCCGTTCGCCGTGTTACCGTATATGTCCCTTCATCCAATTGCAAAGACATGCCTGGTTCCCCCTACTATGTATAATTCGCTAATCCGAAATCGTATAGATTCATTCCATTTTTTCAACGTGTTCAACATACCATAAAAACCCTTTGCGAGAACGCAAAAGGTTTTTATCGTCTATCTTATAGATAGCTAGATTGTAGACGCTACGTATATGGTATTACCTTGCCTTAACCCAGCACGACACGATCATCCGCCATTTTTTTGCCGCTAATCCGCTCGAATTCACCAAGCAACTCAGGTACAGTCAACGTACGCTTGCGCTCTTCGCTGACATCCAGAATAATTCGGCCTTTGTCCATCATGATCAGACGGTTACCCAGACGAATGGCCTGCTCCATATTGTGCGTCACCATCAATGTAGTCAGTCTCATCTCACGCACAAGTGTCTCCGTTAGTTCCGTGATCAGTTCAGCACGTGAAGGGTCAAGTGCAGCCGTATGCTCATCCAGCAGTAGAATCTGCGGTTGGGTAAAGGTCGCCATCAATAGACTAAGTGCCTGCCGCTCCCCACCTGACAAGAGACCGACTTTCGCGTTAGGCCGCTTTTCCAGTCCGATTCCCAGCTTCTCCAATTGCGTGTTAAAAATCTCACGTCTGGCACGGGTAACTCCGAAGCCCAGTCCGCGTCCTTTGCCACGTTTGTATGCCATTGCCATATTTTCTTCAATGGACATATGTGGTGCTGTTCCTGCCATTGGGTCCTGAAACACCCGGCCAATCCAGCTGCTACGCTTATGCTCCGGCAGGTTTTTAATGGAGCGGTCATTGATCAGTACATCGCCCATATCCGGCTTCATCACACCCGAAATGATGTTCATCAGCGTGGATTTACCGGCTCCGTTACTGCCAATCACCGTCACAAAATCCCCCGGATTCATCGTCAGATTCACGCCAACCAGCGCGGTCTTCTCGTCCGTTGTGCCTGGGTTGAACAGCTTGGTTACTTGCGTAATCTCCAGCATGCTCACATACCTCCCTTCGCCTGATGACCCCCGGATCGCATCAACTCTTCCGTTCGTTTGCGAGCCAGACTACGCTGCTTCATGGAGCGCTGCATCGTTGGGAATACAAGAGCAATAATGACAATCACCGCGGTGATCAACTTCAGATCAGATGTATCAAACCATTCGACCTGTAGGGCAAGCGCAACCACAATTCGATAAATGATTGAACCAACGATCGCT
Coding sequences:
- a CDS encoding ABC transporter ATP-binding protein, translating into MLEITQVTKLFNPGTTDEKTALVGVNLTMNPGDFVTVIGSNGAGKSTLMNIISGVMKPDMGDVLINDRSIKNLPEHKRSSWIGRVFQDPMAGTAPHMSIEENMAMAYKRGKGRGLGFGVTRARREIFNTQLEKLGIGLEKRPNAKVGLLSGGERQALSLLMATFTQPQILLLDEHTAALDPSRAELITELTETLVREMRLTTLMVTHNMEQAIRLGNRLIMMDKGRIILDVSEERKRTLTVPELLGEFERISGKKMADDRVVLG
- a CDS encoding winged helix-turn-helix domain-containing protein; amino-acid sequence: MSLQLDEGTYTVTRRTESIRLLAKEFALLHFLYENKEKAFTRSQLLDRVWPLEYPVERTVDDHIYRLRKKLKRWDEIRLDTVRGYGYRLAVHENKSALPASPSAQDPEMQEVIHGLLRKYHLFGQGNAIQTLVQQQEALGIQIAPYYQLYIRFIQGDLEWLITTKEIPFEERLYWLLIFVHPLIEPADSIQLYEQALNSSALSADQLRELRILNIIEVYVEVGQYQRAKAQLEETYRVIETDELKNFRLPVALAALYVELWGGSGEAVEAQMAVLRSGLKDEPYLREIGRFQVMEGLWLLRQGRIREAELRMDDGLDVLKMSLNAPLYLNAAYQILLFLGHHRIEGRLRSKYRQVYAEIGKSYGVPAYGQQIVDEIRNFLSPIPPSSDLPLI
- a CDS encoding MFS transporter, which translates into the protein MTVISTESTSNESTESPASSAQSSKSLWTNLRFVRMFIAYSLATFGDWFDALAIQVMVAYRWGADPLIIALIPVCMAVPGILLGSFAGALADRLHKVKIMILCDVITVGLTVAILFAPSPAWLLPLLALRAMMGVFHVPAQQALTRQVVAEEHLFQASSLNGFVSQCSKVAGPLLGAVILAFFSPQICILINACTRLLSGAVLWPLRRLVEKSESVESDGSVTNEKDGSESLFSQWKQGWRFIRSSRTVLSTILFGCFGLMAILMIDYQFTTLFREIKPGNESLLGWLGSSAGAGAVVIILLLNRLPRIGYGWGLGGGYLFIGAGIAALGWISPQTPENWVLIWGLCIGVGNGLFMVTLNYLLQKETPPAYVGRVFGIQNSLSSVVLVVAPLAGGALIRVAGPSPTFQYIGLATLAIGLAGILLQRILWEGKQPLISESKETIPQETV